A single region of the Lycium barbarum isolate Lr01 chromosome 2, ASM1917538v2, whole genome shotgun sequence genome encodes:
- the LOC132629100 gene encoding uncharacterized protein LOC132629100: MALKVLTEHTARSMKCSIEWNSDTGYEVLEGHFRHVVDLPRQTCSCRAWMLKGIPCPHAIAALHHKRLNPMDYISQWYSRDTYIKTYSYFIQTVLNLKMWPPSTNPTVIPLEVRKMPGRPKTVRRKEASEPK; the protein is encoded by the coding sequence ATGGCATTGAAAGTTCTGACAGAGCATACTGCAAGGTCTATGAAATGCAGTATTGAATGGAATTCTGATACAGGATATGAGGTTCTTGAAGGTCATTTTAGACATGTTGTGGATCTGCCTAGACAAACTTGTTCTTGTAGAGCATGGATGTTGAAAGGCATCCCATGTCCTCATGCAATTGCTGCTCTTCACCACAAGAGGTTGAACCCGATGGATTACATTTCTCAATGGTATTCTAGAGATACCTATATAAAGACATATAGCTACTTTATTCAAACAGTTCTGAACTTGAAGATGTGGCCACCATCCACAAATCCTACTGTTATACCCCTTGAAGTGAGGAAGATGCCAGGCAGGCCTAAGACTGTTAGAAGGAA